The stretch of DNA AGTTCGTGCGTGATCTGATAGCGGGCCTGCCCGAAACCGCTGACGGTATTGACGTTCTGACGATACGCCACGCTGCGGTTGATGCCGAAGGATTGCGCAAAGCCGGAGAGATACTGATCGGCCAGATATTGATGCGCGTAATAGATGCCGCCGATCCAGGTCAGTGGGCGCTCGTCGTGCGATTTTAGGCGTAATTCATTGGCGAAACTATTCGCACGTGTGTTGAACGCCACATCGGCGATCGCTGCGGAGGAGCCATCGAAATTATCGTATTCGCGCCGATTGGCGGCGTCGAAGCTGACCAAATCCGTCAGGCTTCCGAAGGGGAGCTTCTTTTCCTGACGTAAATTCGCGCCGCCCGAATCGATGTGATGAAACGGTTTTTGCATCGGGTTGATGCCCGCCAGCCGTGCGAAGCTGGTGGATGTGCCCCAATGGGTGGCGTCCCGATTGGAATCCGCAGGAAAGACGGAGCCGTTGCTAGCAGAAGCCAGTGTTGTGAGTGGCGTAAAAAGATGGAGGCCCTGCGCGTCCGAACGGTCGTGACTGCCATGAAGATCGAGCGTCATCGTCGCACTATCATCCAGCGTCAGATCGCTGATCCAACGCGCCGCCGTGCGGTCGGTCATGCCCAAGCGCGCGCCGCCATCACCATCTTGCCAAGCGCCGCCTTGCTGCGATTGTGCGCTCAGACGCATGTTGAGATGGTTCAGAACACGGCCTGAAACGACGCCATTCGTTACGATGCTGCCGAAGCGCCCATATTGAAAGCTGAGCTCCGCCTCGCGTTTCTCGGTGGGGTGATTGAGCACGTAATTGATTGCGCCGCCGGTGCTGTTGCGCCCGTAAAGCGTGCCCTGTGGCCCGCGCAGAACTTCCACGCGCGATACGTCGAAAATTAAACCGTTCGTGGCGAATGGGATCGGCTGGGCGACTTCATCAATGGAGATGCTGACGGTCGAGGCATTGTCCGAAGCGTAGTCGTTGAAGCCAACGCCACGAATGGTGAAGGCGGGCTGCCCGGAGCCGAATTGCGGCGTCACCTGAAGGGAGGGCGTTAGAAATTGCAGGCCGAAAACATCATGCACATTGCGCGCCGCCAGTTGCGCGCCGCTCACGACACTCACCGATGCGGCGATATTTTGAGTATTCTGAACACGCCGATTCGCCGTGACGGTGATATGTTCCAGGCGGTCGTGTTCTGAAGAAGACTGCGCGAAGGCAGGCGCAGCGGCGAAAAGCGTCAGCCAGAGCCAACGCCACGCCGCCGAACGTTCAAAATTAGATATAGTGCTCGGCAAGTGGAGCGAAACCATTGAAACCGGTCGAGCAATAGGTCGAGACATAAGCGCCGGTGGAGAGAAGTTCGACGCGGTCGCCAGAGCGCAGCGCCATCGGTAGATCGACGCGCTTCTTCTCATACATAATATCCACGCCGTCGCAGCTCGGTCCCGCCACGACCGTCTGGCCGGTGGGCAGTCCGTCATGCGCCGTGCGGAAACGGTAGCGAATCGCTTCGCCTTCGGTTTCCGCCAGGCCACCGAAACGGCCGATATCGAGATAAACCCAGCGCGGGTCGCTTTCTTTACCGCCGCGCCGGCTCACCAGTACTACCTCGGCGGAAACCACTCCCGCTTCGCCCACAAGGAAACGTCCCGGCTCGACCAGCATTTGCGGAAGCGCATTGCCGAAATGCTCGGTCATGGCGCGGCCGATCGCCAATCCGAATTGATCGATTTCCGGCACGTCGTCCCGGTACCGTACGGGGAAGCCGCCGCCGAGATTGATCATTTTCAGTTCGAGGCCAGCCTTGGAAAGATCGGTGAACAACATGCCGACGCGGGCAATTGCCGCTTCGTAAGCTGCCGTGTTGGTCTGTTGGCTGCCGACATGGAACGACAAACCATAAGGCTCCAGCCCCATATCTTTCGCACGCAACAGCAGTTCGTGCGCATGCTCGACTGTCGTGCCGAATTTGCGCGAAAGCGGCCAATCGGCGCCTTCGTTTTCGACGGCGAGACGGCAGAAAACGCGTGTTCCCGGTGCATGCTCGGCCAGTTTGGCCAATTCTTCTTCGCTGTCGAAGACGAAAAGATCGACTCCACGCTCGAAAGCTTCGCGGATGGAGGAGATTTTTTTGACGGTATTGCCGAACGAAATTTGCTTCGGGCTGGCACCTGCCTCAAGGCATTGACGGATTTCGCCGATAGAGGCGGCATCGAAGCAAGAGCCGAGATCGACCAGGCGGCGCAAAATCTCTGGCGCAGGGTTTGCTTTTACTGCATAATAAATATGCGCAATCGGCATAGCGTCCTGCAAAGCGCGGTAACGGGATTCCACATGATCCACGTCCACGATGAGGCAAGGAGTTGCCGGCTGTTGCTCGGCAAGGTAACGGGCGATTTTTGGAGTCATG from Kozakia baliensis encodes:
- a CDS encoding TonB-dependent receptor; its protein translation is MVSLHLPSTISNFERSAAWRWLWLTLFAAAPAFAQSSSEHDRLEHITVTANRRVQNTQNIAASVSVVSGAQLAARNVHDVFGLQFLTPSLQVTPQFGSGQPAFTIRGVGFNDYASDNASTVSISIDEVAQPIPFATNGLIFDVSRVEVLRGPQGTLYGRNSTGGAINYVLNHPTEKREAELSFQYGRFGSIVTNGVVSGRVLNHLNMRLSAQSQQGGAWQDGDGGARLGMTDRTAARWISDLTLDDSATMTLDLHGSHDRSDAQGLHLFTPLTTLASASNGSVFPADSNRDATHWGTSTSFARLAGINPMQKPFHHIDSGGANLRQEKKLPFGSLTDLVSFDAANRREYDNFDGSSAAIADVAFNTRANSFANELRLKSHDERPLTWIGGIYYAHQYLADQYLSGFAQSFGINRSVAYRQNVNTVSGFGQARYQITHELALTGGFRIEHESRVLQDFAAYNYLPSGVITNPGNIVGRRSLNYTKPSGKLELDYHPVEHDMIYASVSRGIKSGGFTTYNTVAARASTDPFRPEELWAYELGNKAEFPSAHLRLNVSAFYYDYHNEQIQSAVVNPSTGLIGAIVNAPRSHVAGGEFEAQWSPLPHLILTQSGGWAVGQFDRFSSVFATQRVNGVYVPIVRNRRGDSLPAPKLTFNGSATYSWNLGRYILRSGINYSLRSTYHSLFGNLYDVAGYTLVGANASFGPRSGLWSIAAFGNNVLNKRYDVERNFFVNGDNIAFAGLPATWGARVSLSF
- a CDS encoding type III PLP-dependent enzyme; this translates as MTPKIARYLAEQQPATPCLIVDVDHVESRYRALQDAMPIAHIYYAVKANPAPEILRRLVDLGSCFDAASIGEIRQCLEAGASPKQISFGNTVKKISSIREAFERGVDLFVFDSEEELAKLAEHAPGTRVFCRLAVENEGADWPLSRKFGTTVEHAHELLLRAKDMGLEPYGLSFHVGSQQTNTAAYEAAIARVGMLFTDLSKAGLELKMINLGGGFPVRYRDDVPEIDQFGLAIGRAMTEHFGNALPQMLVEPGRFLVGEAGVVSAEVVLVSRRGGKESDPRWVYLDIGRFGGLAETEGEAIRYRFRTAHDGLPTGQTVVAGPSCDGVDIMYEKKRVDLPMALRSGDRVELLSTGAYVSTYCSTGFNGFAPLAEHYI